A region of Argentina anserina chromosome 5, drPotAnse1.1, whole genome shotgun sequence DNA encodes the following proteins:
- the LOC126793127 gene encoding probable copper-transporting ATPase HMA5: MSCICRDCRGGMSPGTPPHYPSMPRHPKGTSPEAMRKAKGSEVKALFSVVGMTCAACAGSVEKAVKRLPGIQEAAVDVLNNTALVLYYPSFVNEDKICEAIGDAGFEAKLIKQETNDITRQVCRISISGMTCTSCSTTVESALQAIHGVQGAQVALATEEAEVHYDPSIVTSHQLLETIEITGFEAKIISVGEDISKIELKVDGIKVGQSIRAIEKTLEGLPGVQDIETFPELNKISVSYRSDIVGPRTFIEIIESSGSAHFKAMVYPEGEKDTHRQREINQYYKLFLWSLIFTIPVFLTSMVLMYIPGIKKLLDAKIVNKLNVGQIIRWELSTPVQFIIGRRFYIGSYKALRHGSANMDVLIALGTNAAYFYSVYIVLRSANYKDFKGTDFFETSSMLITFILLGKYLEVLAKGKTSEAIAKLMNLAPETATLLTLDGEGNVINEQDIDSRLIQKNDVIKTIPGAKVACDGLVMWGQSHVNESMITGEARPVTKSKGDAVIGGTVNENGVLHIKATKVGAESALSQIVRLVESAQMAKAPVQKFADRISKYFVPMVIILSFSTWLAWFLAGKYHSYPRSWIPSSIDSFELALQFGISVMVIACPCALGLATPTAVMVGTGVGASQGILIKGGRALESAHKVNCIVFDKTGTLTVGKPVVVSTKIFNKMLPQEFYELVAATEVNSEHPLAKAIVDYAKKIREDEGNHTWPEAKNFASITGQGVKAVVRNKEITVGNKSLMLDINISIPPEAEVVLAQAEALAQTGILIAVDSEIAGIVAISDPLKPSAREVISILKSMGVRSIMVTGDNWGTANSIAKETEIETVIAEAKPQHKAEKIKDLQASGCTVAMVGDGINDSPALVAADVGMAIGAGTDIAIEAADIVLMKSNLEDVITAIHLSRKTFSRIRLNYVWALGYNVLGMPIAAGVLFPSTGFRLPPWIAGAAMAASSVSVVCCSLLLKNYKRPKKLDVLEMHEVRVE; encoded by the exons ATGAGTTGCATTTGCAGGGATTGCAGGGGTGGCATGTCACCCGGGACACCACCACACTACCCCTCGATGCCTCGACACCCGAAAGGCACGTCTCCGGAAGCGATGAGGAAGGCTAAGGGTTCTGAGGTGAAGGCCTTGTTCTCTGTGGTTGGAATGACATGTGCTGCCTGTGCCGGGTCTGTGGAGAAGGCAGTGAAGCGGCTCCCGGGGATTCAAGAGGCCGCCGTAGACGTGTTGAATAACACAGCCCTCGTACTGTACTATCCCAGCTTCGTCAAT GAGGACAAAATATGTGAGGCTATTGGAGATGCTGGGTTTGAAGCCAAACTGATTAAGCAGGAGACAAATGACATAACCAGGCAAGTATGCAGAATAAGCATTAGTGGAATGACTTGCACATCTTGCTCCACCACTGTTGAATCAGCTCTGCAAGCAATTCATGGAGTGCAAGGAGCTCAGGTGGCCTTAGCAACTGAAGAAGCAGAGGTTCATTATGACCCAAGCATTGTTACCTCCCATCAGCTATTGGAAACAATAGAGATCACCGGATTCGAAGCCAAAATTATCAGTGTAGGGGAAGACATTAGCAAGATAGAGCTTAAAGTTGATGGTATTAAGGTAGGACAGTCGATCAGAGCAATAGAAAAAACTCTTGAAGGACTTCCTGGCGTCCAAGACATAGAGACATTTCCTGAACTCAACAAGATTTCAGTTTCTTATAGATCAGATATCGTGGGACCAAGAACCTTCATCGAAATCATTGAGTCGTCAGGGTCTGCACATTTTAAAGCAATGGTATATCCTGAAGGAGAGAAGGACACTCATAGACAGAGAGAAATCAACCAAtactataaattatttttgtgGAGTTTGATTTTCACAATTCCTGTGTTTTTAACCTCCATGGTCTTGATGTATATCCCTGGAATCAAGAAGTTGTTGGATGCTAAAATTGTGAATAAGCTGAATGTTGGTCAGATTATAAGGTGGGAGTTGTCCACTCCAGTGCAGTTCATCATAGGCAGGAGATTCTACATTGGATCTTACAAAGCATTGCGCCATGGTTCGGCTAATATGGATGTTTTGATTGCTCTGGGAACAAATGCAGCCTACTTCTATTCGGTCTACATAGTTTTAAGATCTGCAAACTATAAGGATTTCAAGGGTACAGATTTTTTTGAGACTAGTTCGATGCTTATTACATTCATCTTGCTAGGCAAGTATTTAGAGGTTCTGGCAAAAGGCAAGACATCTGAGGCCATTGCAAAGCTTATGAATTTGGCACCAGAAACAGCAACTTTGCTGACTTTGGATGGGGAAGGAAATGTGATAAATGAGCAAGATATCGATAGCAGGTTGATACAGAAGAACGATGTGATCAAAACCATTCCTGGAGCTAAAGTAGCATGTGATGGTCTCGTTATGTGGGGGCAGAGTCATGTGAATGAAAGCATGATAACAGGAGAAGCAAGGCCGGTGACAAAAAGTAAGGGTGATGCAGTAATCGGAGGTACCGTGAATGAGAATGGAGTGTTGCATATTAAGGCAACGAAAGTTGGAGCAGAGAGTGCGCTTTCACAGATTGTAAGGCTTGTCGAGTCTGCCCAGATGGCTAAAGCTCCTGTACAGAAATTTGCTGACCGCATTTCCAAATACTTTGTGCCCATG GTGATCatactttcattttcaaccTGGCTTGCCTGGTTCTTAGCAGGGAAGTACCATAGCTATCCGCGTTCTTGGATACCATCTTCGATTGATAGTTTTGAGCTTGCTCTTCAGTTTGGGATCTCGGTTATGGTCATTGCATGCCCTTGTGCTTTAGGCCTAGCAACTCCTACCGCCGTTATGGTTGGTACTGGAGTTGGTGCATCTCAAGGTATACTGATCAAAGGCGGACGTGCATTAGAAAGCGCACATAAG GTGAATTGCATTGTGTTTGACAAGACAGGAACTCTCACTGTTGGGAAGCCAGTGGTTGTCAGCACCAAAATCTTTAATAAAATGCTACCTCAAGAATTCTACGAACTTGTTGCTGCAACTGAG GTAAACAGTGAGCACCCACTAGCTAAAGCTATTGTGGATTATGCCAAGAAAATCAGAGAAGATGAAGGGAATCATACCTGGCCAGAAGCAAAAAACTTCGCATCCATCACCGGCCAAGGAGTGAAGGCAGTTGTTCGAAATAAGGAAATAACTGTAGGCAACAAGAGCTTAATGTTGGACATAAATATTTCCATTCCACCGGAGGCTGAAGTTGTACTTGCACAAGCTGAAGCATTGGCTCAAACTGGGATTCTAATAGCTGTAGATAGTGAAATAGCAGGAATTGTAGCAATATCTGATCCACTGAAACCTAGTGCTCGAGAAGTCATTTCCATACTCAAGTCTATGGGAGTTAGAAGTATCATGGTTACAGGTGACAATTGGGGTACAGCCAATTCTATTGCCAAGGAAACGGAAATCGAGACGGTGATTGCAGAAGCCAAACCCCAGCACAAAGctgagaaaataaaagatttgCAG GCTTCAGGCTGTACTGTGGCCATGGTGGGAGATGGGATCAATGACTCACCGGCACTCGTAGCAGCAGATGTTGGAATGGCAATTGGTGCTGGCACAGACATTGCAATAGAGGCAGCTGACATTGTTCTCATGAAGAGCAACTTGGAGGATGTTATAACAGCCATTCACCTTTCCCGGAAAACCTTTTCTCGTATTCGTTTGAACTACGTTTGGGCATTGGGTTACAATGTGCTTGGAATGCCGATTGCTGCAGGGGTCCTTTTTCCTTCCACCGGGTTCAGATTACCACCATGGATTGCAGGAGCTGCAATGGCAGCATCCTCCGTTAGTGTCGTATGCTGTTCTCTGTTGTTGAAGAACTACAAGAGACCCAAAAAGTTGGATGTCCTTGAGATGCATGAAGTAAGGGTTGAATGA
- the LOC126795424 gene encoding LOW QUALITY PROTEIN: glutathione S-transferase T1-like (The sequence of the model RefSeq protein was modified relative to this genomic sequence to represent the inferred CDS: deleted 1 base in 1 codon; substituted 3 bases at 3 genomic stop codons), protein MKLKVYVDRLXRPSRAILIFCKVNYIXFEEVQMNVVKQQPKSPESKKINPMRQVPAIADGRVNLFESHAILVYLACAFPGIADHWYPADLFRRAKINSVLDWHHSYLRRGAETYVLNSVLAPVLGIPSSPQAAAEAEKLLSSSLSKTESICLKGNGKFLLGAFQPSIADLSLVCENMQLELLDENDCSRILGPHKRVLEWIEKTKKATRPHFEKXTVLYRAKTKFQGQRSMGANNTNSSKRLAFKDKWPDP, encoded by the exons atgaagCTCAAAGTATACGTGGATAGGTTGTAACGACCTTCGCGCGCGATTTTGATCTTCTGCAA ggtcaattatatataattcgagGAGGTGCAAATGAACGTAGTCAAACAGCAGCCTAAGTCTCCTGAATCCAAAA AGATAAACCCTATGAGACAAGTTCCAGCTATTGCTGATGGGAGG GTTAATCTGTTTGAGAG CCATGCGATTCTTGTCTATCTTGCTTGTGCATTTCCTGGAATTGCAGATCATTG GTATCCAGCTGATCTTTTCAGGAGAGCTAAAATTAACTCGGTGTTGGATTGGCACCATTCCTACTTACGCCGTGGTGCAG AGACATATGTTCTCAACTCTGTACTTGCTCCTGTGCTTGGAATTCCATCAAGTCCACAAGCAGCTGCTGAAGCTGAGAAACTCTTGTCTTCCTCTTTGTCAAAAACAGAATCTATTTGCCTCAAAGGGAATGGAAAGTTCTTGTTAGGTGCCTTTCAACCATCCATAGCAGATCTCAGCCTGGTTTGTGAAAATATGCAACTTGAG CTTTTGGATGAGAACGACTGCAGTAGAATTCTTGGCCCTCACAAGAGAGTTCTAGAGTGGattgagaaaacaaaaaaagcgACAAGACCTCACTTTGAGAAGTAAACAGTCCTCTACAGAGCCAAAACAAAATTTCAAGGGCAGCGGTCCATGGGAGCAAACAATACTAATTCAAGCAAAAGATTGGCCTTCAAAGAT AAATGGCCTGATCCATGA
- the LOC126796478 gene encoding probable copper-transporting ATPase HMA5 has protein sequence MATRFFALACIRNNSGEGHGGGRNDFSPRPHYPSMPKYPKGVVAEETTMVEGTESKAVFSVIGMTCSACAGSVEKAVKRLPGIREAVVDVLNNRAQVMFFPDFVNAETIRETIEDVGFQATLIADEGNEKSTLVCRIRIKGMTCTSCTSTVESALQAVHGVQKAQVALATEEADVHYDPKIVSCNQLMVTIEDTGFEAILINSGEDMSKIDLLVDGVRTDHSMRILEQSLQALPGVQGVDIHYDDKKISLSYKPDMTGPRNFINVIETTGSRRFSAKIYPGGGAGRENLRKEEIQQYYRSFLWSLVFTIPVFLTSMVFMYIPGLKHGLDKKVVNMLSIGELIRWILSTPVQFIIGRRFYTGAYKSLRHGSANMDVLIALGTNAAYFYSVYSVLRAATSPHFKGTDFFETSAMLISFILLGKYLEVLAKGKTSDAIAKLMDLAPETATLLTLDKEGNVLGEEEIDGRLIQKNDVIKIIPGAKVASDGYVIWGQSHVNESMITGEARPVSKRKGDTVIGGTLNENGVLHIKATRVGSESSLAQIVRLVESAQMAKAPVQKLADRISKFFVPLVIMLSFFTWLSWFLAGKFHGYPKSWIPKSMDSFQLALQFGISVMVIACPCALGLATPTAVMVGTGVGASQGVLIKGGQALESAHKVNCIVFDKTGTLTIGKPLVVNTRLLKNMVLREFYELVAAAEVNSEHPLAKAIVEYAKKFGEDEENPVWPEAHDFASITGHGVKAVVRGREIIVGNKSLMVDQNITVTVEAEDYLAEAEGLAQTGILVAIDGQVTGVLAISDPLKPGAQEVITILKSMNVKSIMVTGDNWGTANSIANEVGIDAVIAEAKPDQKAEKVKELQASGYTVAMVGDGINDSPALVAADVGMAIGAGTDIAIEAADIVLMKSNLEDVITAIDLSRKTFTRIRLNYIWALGYNVLGIPIAAGVLFPSTGFRLPPWIAGAAMAASSVSVVCCSLLLKNYKRPKELNNLEVRGIMIEG, from the exons ATGGCGACCAGGTTCTTTGCTCTTGCGTGCATACGCAACAATAGCGGTGAAGGCCACGGCGGTGGCAGAAATGATTTCTCGCCGCGGCCTCACTACCCTTCCATGCCAAAGTACCCCAAGGGCGTGGTGGCAGAGGAGACCACTATGGTGGAGGGCACTGAGTCCAAGGCCGTGTTCTCCGTCATCGGCATGACCTGCTCCGCTTGCGCTGGATCGGTAGAGAAGGCGGTGAAGAGGCTGCCGGGGATTCGTGAAGCTGTCGTCGACGTGCTCAACAATCGTGCCCAAGTCATGTTCTTCCCCGATTTCGTTAAC GCGGAGACGATCCGCGAGACTATTGAAGATGTTGGATTTCAAGCAACATTGATCGCTGACGAGGGAAATGAGAAGTCCACGTTGGTGTGCAGAATAAGGATCAAAGGAATGACTTGCACTTCTTGCACTTCCACTGTTGAATCAGCTTTGCAGGCAGTGCATGGTGTACAAAAAGCCCAAGTTGCCTTAGCAACTGAAGAAGCAGATGTTCACTATGATCCAAAGATAGTGAGCTGCAATCAGCTGATGGTAACCATTGAAGACACTGGATTCGAAGCCATACTTATTAATTCAGGTGAAGACATGAGCAAGATAGATCTTCTAGTTGATGGTGTAAGGACCGATCATTCAATGAGAATACTTGAGCAGTCTCTTCAAGCACTACCTGGGGTGCAAGGTGTAGACATACATTATGATGACAAAAAAATATCCCTGTCTTACAAGCCGGATATGACAGGGCCCCGGAATTTCATCAATGTGATTGAAACAACAGGATCAAGGCGTTTCAGCGCAAAAATTTATCCAGGTGGTGGAGCAGGGAGAGAAAATCTTAGGAAGGAGGAAATTCAGCAGTACTACAGATCCTTCCTCTGGAGTTTGGTTTTCACCATCCCTGTCTTTTTAACCTCCATGGTCTTCATGTACATCCCTGGACTTAAGCATGGCTTAGACAAGAAAGTTGTAAATATGCTCAGCATTGGGGAGCTTATAAGGTGGATTCTGTCCACTCCGGTGCAGTTTATCATCGGCCGGAGGTTCTATACTGGAGCATACAAGTCATTGCGCCATGGTTCTGCCAATATGGATGTTTTAATTGCCTTGGGAACTAATGCAGCATACTTCTATTCAGTCTACTCCGTACTGAGAGCTGCCACATCCCCACATTTTAAGGGTACAGATTTCTTTGAGACTAGTGCAATGCTTATCTCATTCATTCTCCTCGGGAAGTACCTAGAGGTGTTAGCTAAGGGGAAGACATCTGATGCTATTGCCAAACTGATGGACCTGGCTCCTGAAACAGCCACTTTGTTGACACTAGACAAAGAAGGCAATGTGTTAGGTGAAGAAGAAATTGATGGTCGGTTGATACAAAAGAATGATGTCATCAAAATTATTCCAGGGGCGAAAGTAGCTTCAGATGGTTATGTGATATGGGGACAAAGCCATGTAAATGAGAGTATGATAACAGGAGAAGCACGGCCTGTGTCGAAAAGGAAGGGTGATACAGTCATTGGAGGTACTCTGAATGAAAATGGTGTGTTGCACATCAAGGCAACACGAGTTGGATCAGAAAGTTCCCTTGCGCAGATCGTGCGGCTTGTTGAGTCAGCTCAGATGGCAAAAGCTCCTGTTCAGAAGTTGGCTGATCgtatttctaaattctttgTGCCACTG GTGATCATGCTTTCATTCTTTACCTGGCTTTCATGGTTTTTGGCTGGGAAATTCCATGGCTATCCAAAATCTTGGATACCAAAGTCCATGGATAGCTTTCAGCTTGCTCTCCAGTTTGGGATATCTGTAATGGTTATTGCCTGCCCTTGTGCTCTAGGCCTAGCAACTCCTACTGCTGTCATGGTCGGAACAGGAGTTGGTGCATCGCAAGGTGTATTGATCAAAGGAGGCCAGGCATTAGAAAGTGCACATAAG GTGAACTGCATTGTGTTCGACAAGACAGGGACCCTCACAATTGGGAAGCCACTCGTTGTTAACACACGGCTCCTGAAAAATATGGTGCTTCGTGAGTTCTATGAACTTGTTGCTGCAGCTGAG GTTAACAGTGAACACCCCTTGGCTAAGGCCATTGTTGAGTATGCCAAAAAATtcggagaagatgaagagaatCCTGTCTGGCCGGAAGCGCATGACTTTGCCTCCATTACTGGTCACGGGGTGAAGGCTGTTGTTCGGGGCAGAGAAATAATTGTGGGGAACAAGAGCTTGATGGTGGATCAGAACATTACAGTTACAGTCGAGGCAGAAGACTACCTAGCAGAAGCTGAAGGGCTAGCTCAAACTGGGATTCTAGTAGCCATAGATGGACAAGTGACTGGAGTTCTAGCAATATCTGATCCACTGAAACCAGGTGCTCAAGAAGTAATAACCATACTTAAGTCAATGAATGTTAAAAGCATAATGGTGACAGGTGACAACTGGGGAACCGCAAATTCTATTGCAAATGAAGTTGGTATTGATGCTGTTATAGCAGAAGCAAAACCGGACCAGAAAGCAGAGAAAGTGAAGGAATTGCAG GCTTCAGGCTACACCGTGGCGATGGTGGGAGATGGCATCAACGACTCACCAGCACTTGTGGCAGCAGATGTAGGAATGGCAATTGGTGCTGGCACAGACATTGCAATTGAGGCAGCAGACATTGTGCTAATGAAGAGCAACTTGGAGGATGTGATAACTGCCATTGATCTTTCGAGAAAAACCTTCACCCGTATTCGTCTGAACTACATTTGGGCTTTGGGATATAATGTGCTGGGGATCCCAATAGCTGCAGGAGTTCTCTTCCCATCCACTGGATTTCGCTTGCCCCCATGGATTGCTGGAGCAGCAATGGCTGCTTCTTCTGTCAGTGTCGTTTGCTGTTCGTTGCTGTTGAAGAACTACAAGAGACCCAAGGAGCTGAATAACCTTGAGGTGCGTGGAATCATGATCGAGGGATGA